Proteins encoded by one window of Anguilla rostrata isolate EN2019 chromosome 9, ASM1855537v3, whole genome shotgun sequence:
- the zbtb33 gene encoding transcriptional regulator Kaiso: MSSIKLISAADTQYAGSLLKTFSDQRNNGLFCDVTIIVQSRTFKAHRNILSASSTYFHQLFSVAGQIIELNFIKAEIFEVILNYIYSAKIIRVRSDMLEDLIKSGKILGVKFIANLGHPLSQVKGLSNLSKDQAEGNVKSSQHSTVHVPEKSDRISQELESGAMPIITEAFSLSAEEFKGDSCKDGGSDNDDVLFVSKQGPKKTRKSSSTKESCKPSAVIDVDESSAEAVGSEEEEADIPETSCTAVKEESSKEKKDQKPMTEKVEEGNISKLNSSSQAQPDSTSLSSHMEQERPDTSTSMPHSPAGSSSGDSLCSQPLPPQIDGSPKEPCNLSLSKDNHEVIGVQKKQMTTILEASTERPGEFKIKLSDIGPVNSPETIMSEKDSEMDLVSSGSQDSENFEEDTYDIVPMIVKPRAGDSKAKKGRKLLSSPNSPGTPPPGEQGKKRAKVGMDDHYELIMDGKTFYVCIVCKRPYVCLTSLRRHFNVHSWEKKYPCHYCDKVFPLAEYRTKHEIQHTGERRYQCLLCSDVFMNYQLLSSHCKQAHNQDPSGRKEKEYTDNNLYRLLPCKTLEIKSYSYMPDGKIPMINEEGIVYHVDPREGLTAGSDSSSTIHGRMMNWDDIFVESGSQVRSETSVNPGEDTPEFEFVIPETY; this comes from the coding sequence ATGTCAAGCATAAAGTTGATTTCTGCAGCTGACACACAGTATGCAGGGTCACTACTGAAGACCTTCAGTGATCAGCGGAACAATGGACtattctgtgatgtcactataATTGTACAGAGCCGGACATTTAAAGCCCACAGGAACATTTTGTCAGCATCCAGTACTTATTTCCACCAACTTTTCTCAGTGGCTGGACAGATCATAGAACTGAATTTTATCAAGGCAGAAATCTTTGAGGTGATCCTGAACTATATCTATAGCGCCAAGATCATTCGGGTTCGCTCTGACATGCTGGAGGACCTCATCAAGTCTGGCAAGATCTTGGGTGTTAAGTTCATTGCCAATCTTGGCCACCCACTTTCCCAGGTGAAGGGCTTATCTAACTTGTCCAAAGATCAAGCTGAAGGGAATGTAAAAAGTTCACAGCACAGTACTGTGCATGTTCCAGAAAAGAGTGACCGTATCTCTCAAGAATTGGAGTCTGGAGCCATGCCCATCATCACTGAGGCATTTTCTCTATCTGCAGAGGAGTTCAAAGGTGACAGCTGTAAGGATGGGGGCTCAGACAACGATGACGTTCTCTTTGTTTCAAAGCAGGGACCCAAGAAAACGAGGAAGTCTAGCAGCACCAAAGAGAGCTGTAAGCCCTCTGCAGTCATCGATGTAGATGAATCATCTGCAGAAGCCGTGGgttctgaggaagaggaagcagacATTCCTGAAACAAGCTGTACTGCAGTAAAAGAGGAAAGCAGCAAGGAGAAAAAAGACCAGAAGCCCATGACTGAAAAAGTTGAGGAAGGAAACATTTCCAAGCTCAACAGCTCTTCTCAAGCCCAGCCTGACTCTACCTCCTTGTCCTCCCATATGGAGCAGGAGCGCCCTGACACCAGCACCAGTATGCCCCATTCACCTGCGGGCTCCTCCTCCGGGGACAGCCTCTGCAGCCAGCCTCTTCCACCACAGATAGATGGCTCTCCCAAGGAGCCTTGTAACCTCTCTTTATCAAAAGATAATCATGAAGTGATAGGGGTCCAGAAGAAACAAATGACCACCATCTTAGAAGCATCAACAGAAAGACCTGGGGAATTCAAAATCAAGCTTTCTGATATAGGGCCTGTAAACAGTCCAGAAACCATTATGTCTGAGAAAGATTCAGAAATGGATTTGGTCTCATCTGGTAGCCAGGACAGTGAGAACTTTGAGGAGGATACCTACGACATTGTTCCTATGATAGTCAAACCAAGAGCAGGGGACTCTAAAGCCAAGAAGGGGAGGAAATTGCTGTCCTCTCCTAATAGCCCAGGCACACCTCCCCCTGGGGAGCAGGGAAAAAAGAGGGCTAAAGTGGGGATGGATGACCACTATGAGCTGATCATGGATGGGAAAACCTTTTACGTGTGCATTGTGTGCAAGCGTCCCTATGTGTGTCTGACTAGTCTGAGGCGTCATTTCAATGTGCACTCCTGGGAGAAGAAGTACCCCTGCCATTACTGTGACAAGGTCTTTCCTTTAGCAGAGTACAGAACAAAGCATGAAAtccagcacacaggtgagcggAGGTACCAGTGTTTATTGTGCAGTGATGTCTTCATGAATTACCAGTTGCTGTCCTCTCACTGCAAACAGGCCCACAACCAGGACCCCTCAGGCAGAAAAGAGAAGGAATACACAGACAACAACCTATATCGCCTGCTACCCTGTAAGACCCTGGAGATCAAATCATATTCTTACATGCCTGATGGCAAAATTCCCATGATTAATGAGGAAGGGATTGTCTACCATGTGGACCCTAGAGAGGGACTAACTGCTGGCTCAGACTCTTCTTCCACAATTCATGGTAGAATGATGAACTGGGACGATATCTTTGTGGAATCCGGGTCCCAGGTCCGCTCAGAGACTAGTGTGAACCCTGGCGAAGACACACCAGAGTTTGAATTTGTCATACCAGAGACTTACTGA